The proteins below are encoded in one region of Haladaptatus sp. R4:
- a CDS encoding cytochrome c biogenesis CcdA family protein: MSSSTLLPTIAFAASAGIATFFAPCAFPLLPGYIGYYLQHRDEESVSSVLLPAMGAALGALVTLGVVGIAVFAAGGELVRYLQWFEPLAGVVLLVVGVLVLVGKQPTIRVPLPERPASTTGFVLFGGGYALAAAGCVAPVFLGVVTQTLTLPLTGRVLSFGSYALGVVVPLSGVTLLMAAGVDWWRELGKYSYTLERAAGGLMILAGLGQLYLSFVVLNAF; the protein is encoded by the coding sequence ATGAGCTCCTCGACACTCCTTCCGACGATTGCTTTCGCGGCGAGCGCGGGAATCGCGACGTTTTTCGCCCCGTGCGCGTTTCCCTTGCTTCCCGGCTACATCGGCTACTACCTCCAACACCGCGACGAGGAGTCCGTTTCGTCGGTGCTCCTTCCGGCCATGGGTGCCGCGCTCGGGGCGCTCGTCACGCTCGGCGTCGTCGGTATCGCCGTCTTCGCCGCCGGTGGTGAACTCGTCCGATACCTCCAGTGGTTCGAACCCCTCGCCGGGGTCGTCCTCCTCGTCGTGGGAGTGCTCGTGCTCGTCGGCAAGCAACCGACGATTCGCGTCCCGCTACCGGAACGACCCGCATCCACCACCGGATTCGTCCTCTTCGGCGGCGGGTACGCTCTCGCCGCCGCCGGTTGCGTGGCACCGGTCTTCCTCGGCGTCGTCACACAGACGTTGACGCTCCCGCTCACGGGCCGCGTCCTCTCGTTCGGAAGCTACGCTTTGGGCGTCGTCGTCCCGCTGAGCGGCGTGACGCTGCTGATGGCGGCGGGCGTCGATTGGTGGCGGGAACTGGGGAAGTACTCCTACACCCTCGAACGCGCCGCGGGCGGATTGATGATTCTGGCCGGTCTCGGCCAACTGTACCTCTCGTTCGTCGTGCTCAACGCGTTTTAA